A genome region from Gossypium hirsutum isolate 1008001.06 chromosome A04, Gossypium_hirsutum_v2.1, whole genome shotgun sequence includes the following:
- the LOC107948999 gene encoding kirola, which produces MAQIKRMECQLEIKSSADKFFDAYKTKAQLMPKMANQIVRDVKLVEGSGWDSESSVRQWYFVAGGKLETCKEMMEKVDDKDRTVVYKLVEGEIMKAFKSWNSILNVMPMREGSLVKWTMEFEKQNDDVPDPVKYGEFLTTWAKNVDTYLLNV; this is translated from the exons ATGGCTCAAATTAAGAGGATGGAGTGCCAACTCGAGATCAAGTCCTCAGCTGATAAGTTCTTTGATGCCTACAAGACCAAAGCCCAGCTTATGCCAAAAATGGCCAATCAAATCGTTAGAGATGTAAAACTTGTTGAGGGTAGTGGTTGGGATTCCGAGAGTTCGGTTAGACAATGGTATTTTGTTGCCGGAG GTAAGCTTGAGACTTGTAAGGAAATGATGGAAAAGGTGGATGATAAAGATAGGACTGTCGTTTACAAATTGGTGGAAGGTGAAATCATGAAAGCTTTCAAAAGCTGGAACTCCATCCTCAACGTGATGCCGATGAGGGAGGGAAGTTTGGTGAAATGGACTATGGAATTTGAAAAGCAAAATGATGATGTCCCTGATCCTGTCAAGTATGGCGAGTTTTTAACTACCTGGGCTAAGAATGTCGATACTTACCTTCTCAatgtctaa
- the LOC107948072 gene encoding MLP-like protein 423, which translates to MKNLLRVVTGILRVRSDNGFLLPEVDDKDWTILYKLVEGEIMKAFKSWKSIFNVMLTGEGSLVKWTTEFEKQNDDVPDPVRYGEFLTTWTKNVDTYLLNN; encoded by the exons ATGAAAAACTTGTTGAGGGTAGTGACTGGGATTCTGAGGGTTCGGTCAGACAATGGTTTTTTGTTGCCGGAG gtggatgataAAGATTGGACTATTCTTTACAAATTGGTGGAAGGTGAAATCATGAAAGCTTTCAAAAGCTGGAAGTCCATCTTCAACGTGATGCTGACGGGGGAGGGAAGTTTGGTGAAATGGACTACGGAATTTGAAAAGCAAAATGACGATGTTCCTGATCCTGTCAGGTACGGTGAGTTTTTAACTACATGGACTAAAAACGTCGATACTTACCTTCTCaataactaa